The following proteins are encoded in a genomic region of Sulfurospirillum arsenophilum NBRC 109478:
- a CDS encoding host attachment protein, which translates to MSSKLVVVADLQHFKLFRVKADPMGRESLECLLSSDSLDVHQKPSEKLSDRSGHCETAWGRQGSGENHNMAEEEELKRIRELVLQISETLLKHEHDEWFFAAPKAINHKIFTALNPSIQTSLTLNLTLDLTKTPTDEILGHFSK; encoded by the coding sequence ATGTCATCCAAACTAGTTGTTGTTGCGGACTTACAGCATTTCAAACTCTTTCGTGTTAAAGCAGACCCTATGGGCAGAGAGTCGCTTGAATGCCTTTTAAGCAGTGATAGCCTCGACGTCCATCAAAAGCCAAGTGAAAAACTCTCCGATCGTTCAGGTCATTGTGAAACAGCATGGGGTCGCCAAGGCTCAGGAGAGAACCATAACATGGCAGAAGAAGAAGAGCTAAAGCGAATTCGCGAGCTTGTCTTGCAAATTTCTGAGACTCTCTTAAAGCATGAGCATGATGAGTGGTTCTTTGCCGCACCTAAAGCCATTAACCATAAAATCTTCACAGCACTCAACCCTTCCATCCAAACGAGCCTTACCCTCAATCTAACACTTGATTTGACAAAGACTCCAACCGATGAAATATTGGGGCATTTTTCCAAATAA
- a CDS encoding NADH:flavin oxidoreductase/NADH oxidase translates to MSLLLSPYEENGIFLKNRVVMPPMCMYKAENDGLIAPFHLVHYTARAMGGVGLIIVEATAVEARGRISDNDLGLWDDNQVSGHQQLIHLCHAYGAKMGVQLAHAGRKSICATSTPVAPSPIAFSDKNGYKLPHELSLEEMQEVKKHFVQAALRAIYAGYEFLELHAAHGYLLCEFLSPLSNQRTDQYGGSLENRCAFVIEIAQAILDATQDVPLFVRISADEWMEKGWSVEESIYLSKKLQNIGVAMIHVSAGGNNEAQQMPPLVPLYQAAYAKVIRESVKIPTIAVGLITTAEEGEKLLQGGFCDLVAYGRELLRNPNFVFYAAKEEGKKALIESSYLRAF, encoded by the coding sequence ATGAGCCTACTTTTAAGCCCGTATGAAGAAAATGGCATTTTTCTCAAAAACAGAGTGGTTATGCCACCTATGTGTATGTACAAAGCTGAAAATGATGGGCTTATAGCTCCATTTCATCTTGTCCACTATACAGCACGCGCGATGGGTGGGGTGGGTCTCATTATCGTTGAAGCAACCGCGGTAGAGGCTCGTGGCAGAATCAGCGACAATGATCTTGGTCTTTGGGACGATAACCAAGTATCAGGACATCAACAACTCATCCATTTATGCCATGCTTATGGGGCAAAAATGGGCGTACAGCTCGCCCATGCAGGACGTAAAAGTATCTGTGCCACCTCTACTCCCGTAGCGCCTAGCCCAATTGCGTTTAGCGATAAAAATGGCTATAAACTTCCACATGAACTGAGTCTCGAAGAGATGCAAGAGGTTAAAAAACACTTCGTACAAGCTGCTCTTCGCGCTATCTACGCTGGGTATGAATTTCTTGAATTACATGCGGCACACGGCTATTTGCTGTGTGAATTTTTATCGCCACTTTCGAATCAACGCACCGACCAATACGGTGGCAGTTTGGAAAACCGTTGCGCCTTCGTTATTGAAATTGCCCAAGCCATTTTAGATGCCACTCAAGATGTTCCTCTGTTTGTACGCATCAGTGCGGACGAATGGATGGAAAAGGGATGGAGTGTTGAAGAGAGTATTTACCTCTCTAAAAAGCTTCAAAATATTGGTGTTGCTATGATTCACGTCTCAGCAGGTGGCAACAATGAAGCGCAACAGATGCCCCCACTTGTGCCACTCTACCAAGCCGCTTATGCCAAAGTCATTCGTGAAAGTGTGAAGATTCCAACGATTGCCGTCGGACTCATTACCACAGCAGAAGAAGGCGAAAAGCTTTTACAAGGAGGCTTTTGCGATTTGGTAGCTTACGGCAGAGAACTCCTACGCAACCCTAACTTTGTCTTCTATGCGGCCAAAGAAGAAGGGAAAAAAGCTTTAATTGAGTCTTCGTATTTAAGGGCTTTTTGA
- the cowN gene encoding N(2)-fixation sustaining protein CowN — protein MEEIRDRYVSFHNIDCYENATQVLDAMYELFELHPEAKDDLWIRFETLIPNDYKAVFAKHDAKDILYHICSHVFYLSALFEEYEFEKGIELMEKAEMECC, from the coding sequence ATGGAAGAGATACGCGATCGTTATGTGAGTTTTCACAACATTGACTGCTATGAAAATGCCACCCAAGTGCTCGATGCTATGTACGAACTTTTTGAGCTTCACCCTGAAGCTAAAGATGATTTGTGGATTCGTTTTGAAACGCTTATTCCGAATGACTACAAAGCTGTTTTTGCGAAACATGACGCGAAAGATATTTTGTACCACATCTGCTCGCATGTTTTTTATCTTTCTGCGCTCTTTGAAGAGTACGAGTTTGAAAAAGGCATTGAATTGATGGAAAAAGCTGAAATGGAGTGCTGTTAA
- the hemJ gene encoding protoporphyrinogen oxidase HemJ, whose amino-acid sequence MEYYSWILTFHVMAFMSWMAMLFYLPRLFVYHVEHSHKSEFVEVVKIQEYKVYKYIGLPAFWATLLSGSAMLIINPILFETGEWLYAKLVVVALMTAYSFSLEYFREELEKDECKRSGKFFRAYNEVPTLLSILIVAYVVVKTFSLLFTTITIAFFAFIIYMIMQQPAHKDKKD is encoded by the coding sequence ATGGAGTATTATAGTTGGATTTTAACGTTTCATGTTATGGCATTTATGTCATGGATGGCGATGCTTTTTTATCTGCCACGTCTTTTTGTCTATCATGTGGAACACTCTCACAAAAGTGAATTTGTGGAAGTTGTTAAAATACAAGAGTACAAAGTCTACAAATACATCGGACTTCCTGCTTTTTGGGCAACACTTCTTAGTGGCTCAGCAATGCTCATTATCAACCCTATCTTATTTGAAACAGGCGAATGGCTCTATGCAAAATTAGTCGTGGTTGCGTTAATGACCGCGTATTCGTTTTCATTAGAATATTTCCGAGAAGAATTAGAAAAAGATGAGTGTAAACGCAGTGGCAAATTTTTTCGCGCCTACAATGAAGTACCAACTCTTCTTTCCATTTTGATCGTAGCCTATGTGGTGGTTAAAACGTTTTCATTGCTTTTTACAACCATTACCATTGCATTTTTTGCTTTTATCATTTATATGATTATGCAACAACCTGCACATAAAGATAAAAAAGACTAA
- a CDS encoding efflux RND transporter permease subunit yields the protein MFSKFFINRPIFATVVSIVIVLAGIIAIKSLPVQEYPSIAPPQIIVSATYPGADAQTIATTVAAPLEEEINGVSNMLYMTTTASPSGSVSVNVYFQIGTDVAQAKVDVNNRVQIATNKLPEAVRRQGVSTRERSPDILKVLTLTSKDNSHDTTFISNYALVNIVDDLKRIPGIGDVTIFGNKNYAIRVWIKPDKLATYEMTTAEVINAIKSQNEQYAAGQIGQEPMVKQPTYTYTVKTDGRLKSANEFENILLKTNADGSSLKLKDVANVELGVESYYFGGIFNNKPMIPIGIFLASGANALEVSDLLEKKLSEISPNFPSDLEVDTAYDPTVFVRESIHEVIFTLLLSIALVVGIIYLFLGNLRATFIPVLAIPVSIVGTFAGFYAAGFSINLLTLFGLTLAIGLVVDDAIVVIENVERILREEDLSVKDATIKAMKEITNPVIAIVMVLCAVFIPAAFMGGFSGMMYKQFAMTVIISVTISGIVALTLTPALCALLLRKHESEPFWFIQKFNEFFEVGTNLFSTGVRKTIRFGFFNVAIFAVMIVAILVIIARIPTGLVPNEDKGMILVINNLMPGASLGRTQKVSQEVSDFALTNPNVERVGAMSGLDFIINAYKTDSGISFIRLKTWDERPHADQTSQAIAGQMMRGLSQNKEAMLIPVTPPPIMGMSTTGGFEMYVQDRTGANIQVLDGYVKEILARASERKELSAMRSTLNTNVPQFLISVDNEKAKSLGVDVADIFTTIQATFGNTYTNDFNLFGRTYHVNVQSDSAFREGVENYNDVFVKSSEGRLVPISSLASIKRIVGPSIIQKFNMFQAAQISGQPSPGYSSGDALRVIEEVAKSVLPNGYTIAWAGTSYQEKLLEKSGNTAFIYAIIFVFLILAALYESWTIPFAIVLAVPFALLGAALSVYFRDLQNDIYFQVGLVTLVGLSSKNAILMVEFAMHKLREGHSLIDATIEGAKIRFRPIVMTSFAFIAGTLPLAISSGAGANSRHIIGTTVVGGMVTLTLIGTFFVPLFFYLIMKTKEKLTKKGVVHDS from the coding sequence ATGTTTTCAAAGTTTTTTATCAATCGACCTATCTTTGCAACGGTCGTTTCAATCGTCATTGTTTTGGCGGGTATTATTGCGATTAAATCACTGCCCGTTCAAGAGTATCCAAGCATCGCTCCACCGCAGATTATTGTTTCTGCGACGTATCCAGGAGCGGATGCTCAAACCATAGCCACCACGGTTGCTGCACCTTTAGAAGAAGAGATCAACGGTGTAAGCAATATGCTTTACATGACCACAACAGCCTCTCCAAGTGGAAGTGTGAGCGTCAATGTCTATTTTCAAATTGGAACCGATGTTGCTCAAGCCAAAGTGGATGTTAACAACCGTGTGCAAATTGCCACCAACAAACTACCAGAAGCTGTACGCAGACAAGGTGTCTCCACCAGAGAGCGTTCCCCTGATATTTTGAAAGTTTTAACGCTCACATCAAAAGACAATTCGCACGACACAACCTTTATCTCTAACTATGCGCTCGTTAATATCGTCGATGATCTTAAGCGAATACCCGGCATTGGTGATGTCACCATCTTTGGTAATAAAAACTACGCGATTCGCGTCTGGATCAAACCTGATAAATTAGCCACGTATGAGATGACAACGGCTGAAGTGATTAATGCGATCAAAAGTCAAAATGAACAATATGCAGCAGGTCAAATCGGACAAGAACCGATGGTCAAACAGCCAACCTATACCTATACGGTTAAAACCGATGGAAGGCTCAAAAGCGCAAATGAGTTTGAAAATATTCTGCTCAAAACCAATGCGGATGGCTCTTCCTTAAAACTTAAAGATGTCGCCAATGTTGAACTGGGCGTAGAGTCCTACTATTTTGGTGGTATTTTTAATAATAAACCGATGATTCCTATTGGTATTTTCCTTGCTTCGGGGGCGAATGCTCTTGAAGTTTCTGACCTTTTAGAGAAAAAACTCTCTGAAATTTCACCAAACTTCCCCAGCGACCTTGAAGTGGATACTGCGTATGATCCAACCGTTTTCGTACGCGAATCGATCCATGAGGTTATCTTTACCTTACTTCTCTCTATTGCCCTCGTTGTGGGAATCATCTACCTCTTTTTGGGAAATCTTCGAGCGACGTTTATCCCCGTTCTTGCGATTCCTGTCTCCATCGTTGGAACCTTTGCAGGTTTTTATGCCGCAGGCTTTTCGATCAACCTATTAACGCTCTTTGGTCTAACCTTAGCCATTGGTCTGGTTGTTGATGATGCGATCGTTGTTATCGAAAACGTTGAGCGTATTTTGCGAGAAGAAGACTTAAGCGTTAAAGATGCGACCATTAAGGCTATGAAAGAGATCACAAATCCTGTTATCGCCATCGTAATGGTCTTATGTGCCGTGTTTATTCCTGCGGCATTTATGGGTGGCTTTAGTGGTATGATGTACAAGCAATTTGCGATGACCGTCATCATCTCCGTTACCATCTCTGGTATCGTGGCGTTGACGTTGACACCTGCTCTTTGTGCCCTGCTTTTACGTAAACATGAGAGTGAGCCGTTTTGGTTTATTCAAAAGTTCAACGAATTCTTTGAAGTGGGAACCAACCTCTTTTCAACAGGTGTTCGTAAAACTATTCGCTTTGGATTTTTCAATGTAGCGATTTTTGCGGTTATGATTGTTGCTATTTTAGTGATTATCGCGCGCATTCCAACAGGACTGGTTCCCAATGAAGACAAAGGTATGATTCTGGTCATCAACAACCTTATGCCTGGTGCATCCCTTGGTCGTACCCAAAAGGTAAGCCAAGAGGTGAGTGACTTTGCCCTTACCAATCCCAATGTTGAACGTGTAGGTGCTATGTCAGGACTTGATTTTATTATCAATGCCTATAAAACCGATTCGGGTATTAGCTTTATTCGTCTAAAAACGTGGGATGAGCGACCTCATGCGGATCAAACTTCACAAGCAATCGCTGGTCAAATGATGCGAGGTCTGTCTCAAAATAAAGAGGCGATGCTCATTCCTGTAACCCCTCCTCCTATTATGGGTATGAGTACCACAGGTGGCTTTGAGATGTATGTGCAAGATCGAACAGGCGCAAACATCCAAGTGCTGGATGGCTATGTTAAAGAGATTTTGGCACGTGCGAGCGAACGAAAAGAACTTTCTGCGATGCGTTCCACACTCAACACCAATGTACCTCAGTTTCTCATCAGTGTCGATAACGAAAAAGCTAAATCTTTAGGCGTGGATGTAGCAGACATCTTTACAACCATTCAAGCAACCTTTGGAAATACCTACACCAACGACTTTAACCTCTTTGGTAGAACCTACCACGTAAACGTCCAAAGTGATAGCGCCTTTAGAGAAGGTGTTGAAAACTACAATGATGTCTTCGTCAAATCCAGTGAAGGCAGACTCGTTCCTATTAGTTCTTTGGCTAGTATTAAACGCATTGTGGGTCCTTCGATTATTCAAAAATTCAATATGTTCCAAGCGGCACAAATTTCAGGTCAACCTAGCCCTGGGTACAGCTCCGGTGATGCACTTCGTGTCATTGAAGAAGTTGCTAAAAGTGTCCTCCCCAACGGTTACACCATAGCATGGGCAGGAACATCGTACCAAGAAAAACTATTGGAGAAAAGCGGCAATACCGCCTTTATCTATGCGATCATTTTTGTATTCTTGATTTTGGCTGCTCTTTATGAGAGTTGGACGATTCCTTTTGCAATCGTTCTAGCCGTTCCATTTGCCCTTTTGGGTGCGGCACTTTCAGTCTATTTTAGAGATTTGCAAAACGACATCTACTTCCAAGTAGGTCTTGTAACACTTGTCGGACTCTCTTCTAAAAATGCAATCTTAATGGTTGAATTTGCGATGCACAAACTTCGTGAAGGTCACAGTCTCATTGATGCAACCATCGAAGGGGCAAAAATAAGGTTCCGTCCTATTGTTATGACATCGTTTGCCTTTATCGCTGGAACTCTTCCTCTTGCCATCAGTTCAGGTGCGGGGGCAAATAGCCGTCATATCATCGGAACAACGGTTGTGGGTGGTATGGTTACGCTTACGTTGATCGGGACATTCTTTGTGCCGCTCTTTTTCTATCTCATTATGAAGACCAAAGAGAAATTGACCAAAAAAGGAGTCGTTCATGACTCGTAG
- a CDS encoding efflux transporter outer membrane subunit: protein MTRSITLLSFVTILFLGGCSLKPELNVPKVGIPQSSQEALHVNKEWWKQFNDAKLNALVDEALVGSDDLKLSALKVLKARQTFGLSEANELPTLNANAGATRQETSNEAFTTKNKRAEYSDYTLGGSLSYEIDFWGRLSSQSESNWSLYLSTEAARETLRNSLIHDVVSAYFNLASLQARMAILEQSANAYKASYEFRSKQQKVGTISDVLANQALAQYNNVKASQNSLMESYKLQQSALAILVGKSPQALFEMQTADTSLPNALSIPSGVPSSLMENRPDIKEALENLKSKNALIGVEKASYFPTISLTGSYGQQSDDLGNILKSTANRWSFGPSLSVPIFDFGRIKQRVSISETDLQSSLISYEQSVKKAYKEVHDTLAKENLAKSRLAFQEEELKAYQKVLDLSTKRFNQGVANQLEVLDAQKSVLSASLSVVATKQYLLTSQAELFKALGGGWRESELLAIK, encoded by the coding sequence ATGACTCGTAGCATTACCCTTTTATCCTTTGTTACCATCCTCTTTTTAGGTGGATGTTCACTCAAACCAGAGTTGAATGTTCCCAAAGTGGGAATACCTCAAAGCAGCCAAGAGGCTTTACATGTAAACAAAGAGTGGTGGAAACAATTTAACGATGCCAAGCTTAATGCCCTTGTCGATGAAGCGCTTGTTGGCAGTGACGACCTGAAACTTTCTGCACTGAAAGTCCTTAAAGCACGTCAAACATTTGGCTTAAGTGAAGCGAATGAATTGCCAACACTGAATGCCAATGCGGGAGCCACGCGTCAAGAAACCAGTAATGAGGCGTTTACAACGAAAAATAAACGCGCTGAGTACTCTGACTACACGCTGGGTGGTAGCTTGTCTTACGAAATTGATTTTTGGGGAAGACTCTCCAGTCAAAGCGAATCAAACTGGTCACTCTATTTATCAACTGAGGCAGCAAGAGAAACACTGCGCAATAGCTTGATTCACGATGTTGTGAGTGCTTACTTTAACCTAGCCTCCCTGCAAGCACGTATGGCGATTTTAGAACAAAGTGCGAACGCTTACAAAGCAAGCTATGAATTTCGCTCCAAACAGCAAAAAGTCGGCACCATCAGCGATGTTTTAGCCAACCAAGCTTTAGCGCAATACAACAATGTTAAAGCATCTCAAAACAGTTTGATGGAAAGTTATAAACTCCAACAAAGTGCTCTTGCTATTTTGGTAGGGAAAAGTCCACAAGCACTTTTTGAAATGCAAACAGCAGACACAAGCCTTCCAAATGCGCTCTCAATTCCGAGTGGTGTCCCTTCATCGCTTATGGAAAATCGCCCTGACATTAAAGAGGCGTTGGAAAATCTTAAAAGCAAAAATGCCCTTATTGGTGTTGAAAAAGCGTCCTATTTTCCAACGATTAGTTTGACAGGAAGTTATGGCCAACAAAGTGATGATCTGGGTAACATTCTTAAATCAACCGCCAACAGATGGAGCTTTGGACCAAGTTTGAGCGTGCCTATTTTTGACTTTGGGCGTATCAAACAACGTGTATCTATCTCCGAAACCGATCTACAATCTTCCCTAATCAGTTACGAGCAAAGTGTTAAAAAAGCCTATAAAGAAGTCCATGACACATTGGCAAAAGAGAACTTAGCCAAAAGCCGACTCGCCTTCCAAGAAGAGGAACTTAAAGCGTATCAAAAAGTGTTAGACCTCTCAACCAAACGCTTTAACCAAGGTGTTGCCAATCAACTTGAAGTCTTAGATGCACAAAAAAGTGTTTTAAGTGCTTCTTTAAGTGTTGTTGCGACCAAACAATACCTTCTCACATCCCAAGCTGAGCTTTTCAAAGCACTGGGCGGTGGATGGAGAGAGAGCGAACTTTTAGCCATAAAATAA
- a CDS encoding efflux RND transporter periplasmic adaptor subunit produces the protein MFLLNKKIFLLVTCLALGTHSYAEEAKKQPSPATTNAPAPAVDVYKIASAKEEALSLQYPGKTISSQSVTIKARANGILMKKFFNEGDFVKEGDVLYKIEPDSYEAALNLAKANANALDVQLQKAAKDWERIKALFESGASSEQEKDTAYWAYEGAKASLASAKASLQNATINLDRTTIKATMSGMTGIKQVDVGALVTDGTALVDITQINPLHVEFSIPDIDIMKQKYNIKNGKWSNPTEGKLKASLQIGDAKFKEVGVVDFLDSSLNAKTGSLKARATFKNEGKELLPNQFVKVNLVGLTRNNVIKVPQKAVLQNPLGTVVFIVEDGKAVVKPVKVGEASENDYVIENGLKEGDTVIVNNFFRIKAGAPVKVDKVINEEAK, from the coding sequence ATGTTTTTACTTAACAAGAAGATCTTTCTTTTAGTCACGTGCCTCGCTTTAGGAACGCACAGCTACGCGGAAGAGGCAAAAAAACAGCCTTCCCCTGCTACCACAAACGCACCTGCTCCTGCAGTGGATGTTTATAAAATTGCCTCGGCTAAAGAAGAAGCGTTAAGCTTACAATACCCTGGTAAAACTATCAGTTCGCAAAGTGTCACGATTAAGGCACGAGCCAACGGTATTTTGATGAAAAAATTCTTTAATGAAGGCGATTTTGTTAAAGAAGGCGATGTGCTCTATAAAATTGAGCCAGATAGCTACGAAGCTGCGCTCAATCTTGCCAAAGCCAATGCCAATGCGTTGGATGTCCAACTGCAAAAAGCAGCCAAAGATTGGGAGCGAATCAAAGCACTTTTCGAATCAGGTGCTTCAAGTGAGCAAGAAAAAGACACCGCATACTGGGCGTATGAGGGAGCAAAAGCGAGTCTTGCTAGTGCAAAAGCTTCTTTACAGAATGCTACCATTAACCTAGATCGTACCACGATCAAAGCAACAATGAGCGGTATGACAGGCATCAAACAGGTCGATGTTGGCGCTCTTGTCACAGATGGCACTGCGTTAGTGGATATAACACAGATCAATCCTTTACATGTAGAGTTTTCGATTCCCGATATTGACATTATGAAACAAAAATACAACATCAAAAATGGCAAATGGTCAAACCCAACAGAGGGTAAACTCAAAGCCTCTTTACAGATCGGTGATGCGAAGTTTAAAGAGGTAGGTGTGGTTGACTTTTTAGACAGCTCACTTAATGCCAAAACAGGTTCACTCAAAGCGCGTGCGACCTTTAAAAATGAAGGTAAAGAGCTTCTTCCTAACCAATTTGTTAAAGTCAATCTTGTTGGACTTACCCGTAACAACGTTATCAAGGTTCCACAAAAAGCCGTCCTTCAAAATCCTCTAGGAACCGTTGTGTTTATTGTTGAAGATGGTAAAGCAGTGGTTAAACCTGTCAAAGTTGGAGAAGCAAGTGAAAATGACTATGTCATTGAAAATGGGCTTAAAGAGGGGGATACGGTTATTGTCAACAACTTCTTTAGAATTAAAGCCGGTGCACCTGTCAAAGTTGATAAAGTGATCAACGAAGAAGCGAAATAA
- a CDS encoding EAL domain-containing protein → MRKELKYELRYGRIHPLTELPDRQRFVNTLANSTANKLALLNVNGFWNFNHSFGYEVGDQILKIISQRIQRRFSRAVVFHLGADLFAILAGKEIEQAHFLQNIESCLWYFGYSPIEMENEKIYAPLRIGVAIGYDDLFLNAEFAIKQAKRIGKDLMIYDAKNPSLCNPQSNAKADLTWENTIREALKKDRFEVFAQSIEGGKIQKFECLVRLRHEGRIISPYLFLEHAKRANLYANITKIVIQKSFAFFADKRAEFSINLSLSDILDQSRVDFLLEKMYEHNVSEHLTIEITEGEGIENHPEVISFLTLLKSQGVKIAIDDFGTGYSNFEYLVKLQADFIKIDGSLIKTINKNATHKAVVEAIVTFAQKVGMQTIAEFVASEDIYLTCKELGIDYFQGYLWSEPTPFESLVLH, encoded by the coding sequence ATGCGAAAAGAGCTAAAGTATGAATTGCGATATGGCAGAATTCACCCGCTGACGGAACTGCCAGATCGCCAGCGCTTTGTCAATACCCTTGCCAATTCAACAGCCAATAAACTAGCTCTTTTAAACGTCAATGGATTTTGGAACTTCAACCACTCCTTTGGGTATGAAGTGGGCGATCAAATCCTCAAAATCATCTCGCAAAGAATCCAACGTCGCTTTTCCAGAGCCGTTGTCTTTCATCTGGGTGCTGATCTTTTTGCTATTCTTGCGGGCAAAGAGATCGAGCAAGCGCATTTTTTACAAAACATTGAATCATGCCTCTGGTACTTTGGCTATTCTCCCATTGAAATGGAAAATGAAAAGATTTACGCTCCGCTTCGCATTGGTGTTGCCATAGGCTACGACGACCTTTTTCTCAATGCCGAATTTGCCATCAAACAAGCCAAACGCATCGGAAAAGACCTTATGATCTACGATGCCAAAAATCCTTCTTTATGCAATCCTCAGTCCAATGCCAAGGCCGATCTCACATGGGAAAACACCATTCGTGAAGCTTTGAAAAAAGATCGTTTTGAGGTTTTTGCACAAAGCATTGAAGGCGGGAAAATCCAAAAGTTTGAGTGCTTGGTACGTCTTCGCCATGAGGGTCGCATTATCTCACCCTATCTTTTTTTAGAACATGCCAAACGTGCCAATCTTTACGCAAACATCACCAAAATCGTGATTCAAAAATCCTTTGCTTTTTTTGCAGACAAACGGGCGGAGTTTTCCATCAATCTCTCGCTGAGCGATATTTTAGATCAAAGCAGAGTTGATTTTTTACTGGAGAAGATGTACGAGCACAATGTAAGTGAGCACCTTACCATCGAGATCACAGAGGGAGAAGGCATCGAAAACCATCCTGAAGTCATCTCCTTTTTAACCTTGCTTAAAAGCCAAGGCGTAAAGATCGCCATTGATGATTTTGGAACGGGCTACTCGAACTTTGAGTATCTGGTCAAACTCCAAGCGGACTTTATCAAGATAGACGGCTCACTCATTAAAACGATCAATAAAAATGCCACCCATAAAGCCGTCGTTGAAGCCATCGTTACCTTTGCCCAAAAAGTAGGAATGCAAACGATTGCAGAATTTGTTGCAAGCGAAGATATTTACCTTACATGTAAAGAGCTAGGCATTGACTATTTTCAAGGCTATTTGTGGAGTGAACCAACCCCTTTTGAGAGTTTAGTGCTTCATTAA
- a CDS encoding NAD(P)/FAD-dependent oxidoreductase, with amino-acid sequence MSRVAIIGAGASGLVCAIEAARKGLHVTLFEKNSKVGRKILATGNGRCNISNEKINITCYHGESPSFAKEALRRFDTFTCKAYFRSLGLEMREGEEGRLYPMSHQASSVVDMLIHEARSLGVNVSLESEVLKIEKKGAEFILHVNEKTHAFDACVIATGSVAMPTLGSSGSGYAFAKALGHSVIAPYPSLVQFVSDEPHLKEVSGVKVDAGVELYIANQKRQSVQGDLLFTAYGLSGSAILDISRAASKAFVDGEAVHVVLDLLPNLSREELTSLLQKRLSFAKDKSLTLWLEGIIPKKLAHFIVENTKLTHIKEAAALGAKEMKKIVFALKSLRLHVKATKGFESAEVCAGGVDVRELDAKNLMSKEIKNLYFCGEVLDIDGDCGGFNLHFAWASGYLVGQSV; translated from the coding sequence GGGGGCTTCTGGACTGGTCTGTGCCATCGAAGCGGCACGTAAAGGTTTACATGTAACGCTTTTTGAGAAGAACAGTAAAGTGGGTCGAAAAATCCTTGCTACAGGCAATGGCAGATGCAATATCTCCAATGAAAAGATCAACATAACGTGCTATCATGGCGAATCACCTAGCTTTGCCAAAGAGGCATTGAGGCGTTTTGATACGTTTACATGTAAAGCCTATTTTCGCTCTTTAGGGCTGGAAATGCGTGAAGGAGAAGAAGGCAGACTTTACCCGATGAGTCATCAAGCTTCCAGTGTGGTGGATATGCTGATCCATGAGGCACGAAGTTTGGGCGTGAACGTTTCACTTGAGAGTGAAGTGCTCAAAATAGAGAAAAAAGGTGCAGAATTTATTTTACATGTAAACGAAAAAACGCACGCTTTTGATGCATGTGTGATCGCGACAGGAAGTGTTGCGATGCCAACCCTTGGAAGTTCTGGCAGTGGTTATGCGTTTGCGAAAGCTTTGGGGCACAGTGTCATTGCGCCGTATCCTTCACTCGTGCAATTTGTCAGCGATGAGCCGCACCTTAAAGAGGTGAGTGGTGTGAAAGTGGACGCGGGTGTGGAACTTTACATCGCTAACCAAAAACGTCAAAGTGTGCAGGGCGATCTGCTTTTTACCGCGTATGGACTCTCCGGTAGTGCTATCTTAGATATAAGTCGTGCCGCGTCTAAAGCCTTTGTGGATGGTGAGGCCGTGCATGTTGTGCTTGATCTTTTGCCAAATCTCAGTCGTGAAGAACTTACGTCATTGCTTCAAAAACGACTTTCTTTTGCGAAAGATAAATCTCTTACCTTATGGCTAGAGGGAATCATTCCTAAAAAACTCGCTCATTTCATCGTTGAAAATACAAAATTAACCCACATCAAAGAGGCAGCAGCTCTTGGGGCAAAAGAGATGAAAAAGATCGTTTTTGCTTTGAAGTCATTACGTTTACATGTAAAAGCCACCAAAGGATTTGAGAGTGCTGAAGTGTGCGCAGGCGGTGTGGATGTCAGAGAACTGGATGCTAAAAATCTGATGTCGAAAGAGATCAAAAATCTCTATTTTTGTGGGGAAGTTTTAGATATTGATGGCGATTGTGGAGGGTTTAATCTCCACTTCGCTTGGGCTTCAGGCTATCTTGTCGGACAGAGTGTTTAG